ATCTTCCTTCTTTAACTTAGCTAGAAGAGATTCTGCCTGGGCCAGTTTTGAAGCCGCAAATGCACTGCGCTCAGCCAACTTCTTCTGCAACACCTTCACCTGGGCGAGTCGATCGCTCACAGTAAGAGATGTTGCATTGAGCTGTTGCTCTGCAGATTGGAATTTTCGTAGCTCCGTTGACTTACGTCGGGTAATTGCCTCAAGTGAGCCCGCAGATGAAAGATAGAGAGATGGATCAGAGGAGAAGAGAAGTTCAAGGCTCTGACTTAATGATCCTGATTTATATTGATTGACTGCAATGGTGCCAAGAGTCTTGGAAATTGCATCGACTGTCTTTCCCTGAATCGCAGCCTGTGCCTGGATCCCAGCTAGACTTCGCGTTAATGATGCCAACTTCACCTTCGCCTCTTGCGCACCTTCGGCAGCAGTCGTTGCCTCTTCTTCAAGTCGATTGATTTGTGCCTGAACTTGAGCCAATGTTTGGGCGGCAGTTGCTAGCGGTGGAGTAGTAAATGAGATGAGAAATACCGCAATGGCTGCCAAAGAGCCAGCACTCAACCGTTTTCTCATGTTTTAAGGCTAACGCCCATCTATGGAGATTTTCAATTTTGAACGAGGGATTTGCCTCATAAAAGGGTGAGAAATTCAATATTCTTACTCACATGAGAGTCACGGTCACGCTGGTTGTTGGGGCAGATGGCTCGACAACTAAGAACGGAAATTCTGCTGGGGTATCAAATACAGTCGATCGCACAGCATTTCTTGCCCGACGTAGAAACGCTGACTGCATCATTATCGGTGGCAATACTGCGCGCACAGAGCCCTATCACCGCACACCTGTTCCCATAATTGTTATTTCAAAGAGCTTGATCAATCCACTTGCTGATAATCGCTTGGCGCATTGCTGGAATCTTTCACCTGCCGATGCAATAGAGCGTGCAGCTAAAACTTTTGGACCCAATATTCACATTGAAGCAGGTGCTGCAATTATCCGTGAATTAATAGATGCCGATTATGTCGATGAGCTCGAGCTCAGTATTACAGATGTAATTGGCGGAGAAGATCTCATTGATGTGAAAGAACTTCTCTCCCACTTCTCTGAAGTAGATGAGAAGGTTGAAGCAGGGACCCGATTTATCTCCGCACGTAGGTAGTTATCTCGTTGAGATTAGGGCAACACCTATAACTGCAAATGCGATTCCTACATACTGCACTTTATGCAGACGCTCATGTAAGAATTTATAGGCAAGAAGTGCTGTGGCAATCGGATAGAGCGAGCCCAGCACCATCGCAAGTGAGACCAATCCCTTGGTAGTTGCAACTCCGAGCAATAGGTTGGCTGCGAAATCTGCCACACCGATAAAGATCAGAATAGGAAGTTCTGGCTTACCAAGTCCACCCATATGGCGAAACTTCAGAAAAATTCCAATTCCAATAATGAGCGTTGTAGTGCGCATCATTGTCATAGTCATCAAGGCGCTGCTCTCAGAGCCGATAGCCATGAAGACCAATGCGAACCCGAAGAAGACTGCAGCAGAGAGTGAAAGAAGAACGGGTTTTAATGGAAGCCCTTGAGATACTTCAGGGCCACTTGCTAAGAAACCACCAAGCAGTGCTGCCGCTACTCCAATACTTAATATCGTTGAGAGTTGATCGCCTTTGAAAATGATTGCGTAGGCAAGAGGAATCAGTGATCCGAGTGAACTAATCGGTGAAACAACGCCCATGCGTCCTGTTGAGAGGGCGGCGTAGAGACTCATTAATCCTGCATATCCACAGAGGCCAGCACATGCACCTGAAAAGAAATATCCATCGCTTCCAAAAGCCTGCGCACTCCACGCACCGGTAGCCAAGACCAAAATCAGACCTGTGATAAATCCGATCGCCTGAGAAGTGGCAAGTACTGCAATCGATGGAAATTTCTTACTCAACTTGCCTGCGTGATAATCGGCGCTTCCCCAGAGTCCGCTCGACAGAAGAGCTAGGAGGCTGGCCATGGCGAGGACTCTACAGCCCTACCCCCTCAGCCTCCCATCTAATAAGCACTTCGAACTTTAGAATTAACCAGTGAAATCGACATTTACTTTTGAAGAGATGATCGAGCTCCTTCGTACTTTCACTCCACGGCCTGAAATCATTTTGGAAGAAGTGCCGGCTCCGCAAAAACTTGCTACATATTCTTTTGCCTTTACCGCAGATATTTCCAATGGCCAGCCAGGAGATGCTGAGGAAGAAGTTGCATCTGGGCGCTTTGTTATTTTGCACGAGCCAGGTGGGCAAGATACGTGGGAAGGTGATTTCCGTTGCGTGAGCTTTATGCGCGCAGATGTCGATAGCGAGATGCAGGAAGATCCGCTGCTTCCAGAGGTCGGCTGGAATTGGTTACTTGATTCTCTCAATGCAACCGGGGCCCAATACAACGCACCTAGCGGAACAGTTACTCGAGTATCGAGCGCCTCATTTGGAAAACTTTCACCTCGTAATGATGATTCCGAAATTGAGATTCGTGCTTCATGGTCACCTCAGATTGATTCACCGGAAGAGATATTTGCTCACGTGCAGGCATGGTGCAATCTCATGACTGAGGTTGCCGGCTTGCCACCTATTCCTGATGGAGTTGCATCCATTGGTTCAGCTCGTCGCCGTGGCTGAGATAGAACAAACGCCGCAAGAACCGGCACCTACTCCACTTTTGCACCCAGCCGATGGCGTGCCACCAATCATCAACACAGAAGAGTTATTTGATGCCGCCCTTGCTCAGTTAGCTCTTGGTTCAGGTCCCTTTGCATTCGATGCAGAACGCGCATCAGGCTATAAATACAGTGCTCGTGCATATTTGATTCAAATAAAGCGCACCAACGGCGGATTACATCTCATCGATCCCATCGCATTTGGTCCTGGCCACCGCTGCTTTATCGCTCTCAATGAACTCATTCACGATGTTGAAGTTATCTTGCATGCCAGCACGCAAGATCTACCGTGTCTGCGCGAAGTGGGAATCCATCCGACCATCCTCTTTGATACTGAACTCGGTGGACGCATTGCGGGCCTTGCCCGCGTAGGTCTTGGGCCTCTCCTTGAATCTCTTATGGGGGTCTCACTTGCAAAGGAGCACTCTGCAGTGGATTGGTCCACAAGACCTCTGCCACACGATTGGCTCAACTATGCAGCTCTCGATGTCGAGCTCCTCGTTGAATTGCGCGAGAAGGTTTATCAACTCTTAGCTGATTCGAAAAAATGGAAGTGGGCTGAAGAAGATTTTGCAGCCATTCTTGCTGCGCCACCTGCTCCCCCACGTATTGATCCATGGCGTAGAACATCAGGAATGCATAAAATGAAAAAGCGTAATCACATGGCAGTTGTTCGCGAACTCTGGCAGGCGCGTAATGAGATGGCGCAAGATCTTGATATCTCACCAGGGCGACTTCTCTCCGATGCTGCGATTACAGAGATAGCGATGAATGCGGATAAGGGTCCGATTACCAATCGCAAACATCTAGAGAAAATTCTTCGCCCCCTTGGCTTGCGAGCGCGATGGTTAGAAAATGCTGCCACGTGGATTAGCTGCATCACCGATGCGATAGCGATGCCGGAGGATCAATGGCCAGAGACTCGATCAAAGAGCGATGTTCTTCCTCCCATTAAAATTTGGCGTGAGAGATTCCCTGAAAAATATGCACCCCTTACTCATGCCAGGTTTAATCTTCAGGTGAGGGCCGAGGAGCTATCGATTCCTCTGGAAAATATGATTAGCCCAGAACTTGTGCGCCGCATCTGCTGGCAGCCTCCCGAGGGATCTGTGGAGCAAGCCCTTCTAGCCCTGGGAGCGCGCCGCTGGCAGGCTGAAATAGCCTCTCCCATCCTGGAGCAGGCCCTGACTGAGCGTGAGCCCCTTGAAATCCCTGAGGTCGCCGCAGAGGCAGAGGCTGCCCCAGAAGAGTGATGAATTACGCAACATAAGAGTTGCGTAAATAGGCGGGCTCAATTACCCTCACACCATGCTTAGTACATTCATCATCGCCCTTCGCGAAGGCCTCGAGGCCGCGCTCATCGTTGGAATTCTTGTTGCCTACCTCGTGAAGAGTGATCAAAGAAGCCATTTACGGGCACTCTGGACCGGTGTCTCTCTGGCCCTTTTCGCCAGCTTGGCACTCGGAGCATTCCTCTCCTACACCTCAACCGAGCTTTCCGATAAGGGTGAAGAGCTCTTTGCTGGCACAACATCATTTGTTGCAGTTGCGATGGTGACATGGATGGTCTTCTGGATGAAGCGCACAGCACGTGGTCTGCGCGATCAACTCCATGGCAAGGCAGAGGTTGCAGTTTCATCAGGAGCTCTCTCTATTGCAACCCTTGCCTTCTTCGCAGTTGCCCGTGAAGGCCTTGAAACATCACTCTTTCTCTACTCCAATTTCAAAGCAGTGGGAGCTTTCTCAACAGCAACTCTTGGACTGATCCTTGGACTCGCATTGGCTGTAGTACTTGGTTATGGAATCTACAACCGCTCACTCAAACTTAATTTGGGTAAGTTCTTCACATACTCAGGTGTGGCGCTGATCGTTGTTGCAGCAGGAGTTCTCTCCTATGGAATCCATGAATTCCAAGAATTCGGCATCTTGCCAGGACCTGATGCCTTTGCATGGGATGTCACATCATGGATGCCGAAGGAATCATTTATCGCATCCTTGCTCGGTGGAACTATCGGCTTCGATACAACGACCTCATGGCTGCAGCTCTTTGCATGGGCTGCCTACCTCGGTCTAACAATTGCGGCCTACCTCTCACCTGCAAAGGTAAAAACTCCCCTCAACGCATAGCCTTTTGCCCTACTGGCGAGTAACCTTTGGAACATACTCACCAGCGAAGGAAGTTCTATGTCTGAAGTCCGCTCTGTTGTTCTCGTCGATGCCGTCCGCACCCCCTTTGGTAAGGCGGGAAGTATTTATGCAGGCACTCGCGCCGATGACCTCATGGTTCGCGCGATGCGAGGGCTCTTAGAACGTAATCCGAAGGTGGATCCTGCATCGATCGATGATGTTGCCATCGCTGCTGCAACGCAGACTGGTGATCAGGGAATGAACATTGGTCGAAGCGCCACACTTCTTGCCGGATTACCTAAGACTGTTCCTGGTTACTCCATTGATCGTTGGTGCGCTGGTGCGCTAACTGCAACCACCACTGTTGCGGGTGCGATTGCGATGGGTGCAATCGATATCGCTATCGCAGGCGGCGTTGAACATATGGGTAACCACCCTATGGGCGAACTTATGGATCCTAATCCTCGCTACTTAGCTGAGAAGTTGGTGGAACAAGATGCGCTCGCTATGGGTGCAACTGCAGAGCGCTTACATGATCGCTTCCCACATTTAACGAAGGAGCGCGCAGATGCATATGCGCTCGCCTCTCAGATGAAGACCGCTAAGGCATATGCCGATGGAAAGATTCAACGCGATCTCATTCCCACGGCATCTCGCAGCCCAGAACTCGGTTGGGGTATTGCAACGGTTGATGAAGCACCACGCCCCACAACAACGATGGAAGGACTTGCTGGCCTTAAGACTCCATTTCGTCCAGCAGGTCGCGTTACTGCGGGAAATTCTTCAGGGCTTAACGACGGTGCAACTGCAGCTCTTCTTGCTAGTGAAGATAAGGCGAAAGAACTTGGTCTAACAATCAAAGCTCGCATGGTCACATTCGCATTCGCTGGCGTTGAGCCAGAAGTGATGGGATATGGACCCGTTCCTTCAACGATAAAGGCTCTTAGTAAAGCAGGCTTAAAGATTGAAGATATCGGCGCCTTTGAAGTCAATGAAGCGTTTGCTGTGCAGGTACTTGCATTCCTCGATCACTTTGGAATCGCAGATGATGATCCTCGCGTGAATCC
The genomic region above belongs to Candidatus Planktophila dulcis and contains:
- a CDS encoding C40 family peptidase; the protein is MRKRLSAGSLAAIAVFLISFTTPPLATAAQTLAQVQAQINRLEEEATTAAEGAQEAKVKLASLTRSLAGIQAQAAIQGKTVDAISKTLGTIAVNQYKSGSLSQSLELLFSSDPSLYLSSAGSLEAITRRKSTELRKFQSAEQQLNATSLTVSDRLAQVKVLQKKLAERSAFAASKLAQAESLLAKLKKEDRERLAKLAEDLENADQASSLQAAKSAAGVSGRAGIALKYALLQIGDRYVFGAAGLTTWDCSGLTMRAFRTAGVSLPHSSRAQSRMGKSISFNQKKPGDLMFFGRPVSHVGIYLGGGRMVHAPRSGSRVKVAEASLGRKPLVAVRRF
- a CDS encoding dihydrofolate reductase family protein, producing the protein MRVTVTLVVGADGSTTKNGNSAGVSNTVDRTAFLARRRNADCIIIGGNTARTEPYHRTPVPIIVISKSLINPLADNRLAHCWNLSPADAIERAAKTFGPNIHIEAGAAIIRELIDADYVDELELSITDVIGGEDLIDVKELLSHFSEVDEKVEAGTRFISARR
- a CDS encoding DMT family transporter — its product is MASLLALLSSGLWGSADYHAGKLSKKFPSIAVLATSQAIGFITGLILVLATGAWSAQAFGSDGYFFSGACAGLCGYAGLMSLYAALSTGRMGVVSPISSLGSLIPLAYAIIFKGDQLSTILSIGVAAALLGGFLASGPEVSQGLPLKPVLLSLSAAVFFGFALVFMAIGSESSALMTMTMMRTTTLIIGIGIFLKFRHMGGLGKPELPILIFIGVADFAANLLLGVATTKGLVSLAMVLGSLYPIATALLAYKFLHERLHKVQYVGIAFAVIGVALISTR
- a CDS encoding DUF3000 domain-containing protein — protein: MKSTFTFEEMIELLRTFTPRPEIILEEVPAPQKLATYSFAFTADISNGQPGDAEEEVASGRFVILHEPGGQDTWEGDFRCVSFMRADVDSEMQEDPLLPEVGWNWLLDSLNATGAQYNAPSGTVTRVSSASFGKLSPRNDDSEIEIRASWSPQIDSPEEIFAHVQAWCNLMTEVAGLPPIPDGVASIGSARRRG
- a CDS encoding HRDC domain-containing protein yields the protein MAEIEQTPQEPAPTPLLHPADGVPPIINTEELFDAALAQLALGSGPFAFDAERASGYKYSARAYLIQIKRTNGGLHLIDPIAFGPGHRCFIALNELIHDVEVILHASTQDLPCLREVGIHPTILFDTELGGRIAGLARVGLGPLLESLMGVSLAKEHSAVDWSTRPLPHDWLNYAALDVELLVELREKVYQLLADSKKWKWAEEDFAAILAAPPAPPRIDPWRRTSGMHKMKKRNHMAVVRELWQARNEMAQDLDISPGRLLSDAAITEIAMNADKGPITNRKHLEKILRPLGLRARWLENAATWISCITDAIAMPEDQWPETRSKSDVLPPIKIWRERFPEKYAPLTHARFNLQVRAEELSIPLENMISPELVRRICWQPPEGSVEQALLALGARRWQAEIASPILEQALTEREPLEIPEVAAEAEAAPEE
- the efeU gene encoding iron uptake transporter permease EfeU, which gives rise to MLSTFIIALREGLEAALIVGILVAYLVKSDQRSHLRALWTGVSLALFASLALGAFLSYTSTELSDKGEELFAGTTSFVAVAMVTWMVFWMKRTARGLRDQLHGKAEVAVSSGALSIATLAFFAVAREGLETSLFLYSNFKAVGAFSTATLGLILGLALAVVLGYGIYNRSLKLNLGKFFTYSGVALIVVAAGVLSYGIHEFQEFGILPGPDAFAWDVTSWMPKESFIASLLGGTIGFDTTTSWLQLFAWAAYLGLTIAAYLSPAKVKTPLNA
- a CDS encoding thiolase family protein is translated as MSEVRSVVLVDAVRTPFGKAGSIYAGTRADDLMVRAMRGLLERNPKVDPASIDDVAIAAATQTGDQGMNIGRSATLLAGLPKTVPGYSIDRWCAGALTATTTVAGAIAMGAIDIAIAGGVEHMGNHPMGELMDPNPRYLAEKLVEQDALAMGATAERLHDRFPHLTKERADAYALASQMKTAKAYADGKIQRDLIPTASRSPELGWGIATVDEAPRPTTTMEGLAGLKTPFRPAGRVTAGNSSGLNDGATAALLASEDKAKELGLTIKARMVTFAFAGVEPEVMGYGPVPSTIKALSKAGLKIEDIGAFEVNEAFAVQVLAFLDHFGIADDDPRVNPYGGAIAVGHPLASSGVRLMLNLARTFEEKTDVRYGITTMCIGLGMGGTIIWENPHFVGGKK